One Engystomops pustulosus chromosome 7, aEngPut4.maternal, whole genome shotgun sequence DNA window includes the following coding sequences:
- the MTHFSD gene encoding methenyltetrahydrofolate synthase domain-containing protein isoform X3 translates to MTLQDFQSAKTIKINPDTPQKMARFLTLQANKTLLVPTPRLRSGLFNRITPPPGASKEVLRICSTSQGVKDFSVPLGLESTVQVDLVVVGSVAVSEKGWRIGKGEGFADMEYAMMVAMGAVTEQTIVVTVVHDCQVLDIPEDLLDEHDLTVDYILTPTRVIKTNCTRPKPQGIIWSKINQEMMSKIPILRRLQEMERKAGKDVTLGSKENPTLRSRTCKSMSQAHTNRTLPITDNLENHKDITTVYIGNIPPAIRVSELKNILREQGASPVHLTWQGAQHRAFLEYSDPCQAQLVLSSLEGLSLGGQVIRVELAKTQRRRVHQAYGDKQLTSDTTAKRSPGHKLENTSYAAPQ, encoded by the exons ATGACCTTGCAGGATTTCCAATCAGCGAAGACAATTAAGATAAATCCTGACACTCCACAGAAGATGGCACGATTCCTCACCCTACAA GCCAATAAAACATTGTTGGTTCCAACGCCAAGACTCAGAAGTGGACTCTTTAACCGGATCACTCCCCCTCCAGGAGCAAGCAAAGAGGTGCTGAGGATTTGCTCTACATCACAG GGTGTAAAGGATTTCAGTGTCCCTTTAGGTCTGGAATCTACAGTGCAGGTGGACCTGGTGGTTGTGGGATCTGTTGCTGTTTCGGAGAAAG GCTGGAGAATCGGGAAAGGAGAGGGTTTTGCGGATATGGAATACGCAATGATGGTGGCCATGGGTGCAGTGACAGAACAGACCATTGTGGTGACTGTGGTACATGACTGTCAG GTTCTGGATATACCAGAGGATCTGCTAGATGAACATGACCTGACAGTGGATTACATCCTGACCCCCACCCGGGTTATAAAAACCAACTGCACTCGTCCAAAGCCTCAAGGGATTATATGGTCCAAG ATAAATCAGGAGATGATGAGTAAAATACCAATTCTAAGGAGGCTTCAGGAAATGGAGCGTAAAGCAGGGAAAGATGTGACACTGGGGAGCAAAGAGAATCCCACCCTGAGGAGCAGAACTTGTAAGTCAATGAGTCAAGCCCACACCAATCGGACCCTGCCCATCACAGACAACTTGGAAAACCACAAGGACATTACTACTGTTTACATAGGGAACATCCCCCCTGCTATACGGGTCAGTGAACTGAAAAACATATTACGTGAGCAAGGGGCTTCTCCAGTGCACCTCACGTGGCAGGGAGCGCAGCACCGAGCTTTTCTGGAATACAGTGATCCTTGCCAGGCCCAGCTGGTACTGTCGAGCTTGGAGGGCTTGAGTTTAGGAGGGCAGGTCATCCGTGTAGAACTAGCCAAAACTCAGAGAAGAAGAGTGCACCAAGCCTATGGAGATAAACAGCTGACAAGCGACACCACTGCAAAGAGGTCCCCAGGCCACAAACTAGAAAACACATCATATGCTGCGCCTCAGTGA
- the MTHFSD gene encoding methenyltetrahydrofolate synthase domain-containing protein isoform X1, whose translation MEPVITLRAGCNKWDIRQKVWDYIEQNNLADFPRPVHHRIPNFKASHQASHKVTSLEVFSKAKEVKVDPDKPLEGVRLACLQANKTLLVPTPRLRSGLFNRITPPPGASKEVLRICSTSQGVKDFSVPLGLESTVQVDLVVVGSVAVSEKGWRIGKGEGFADMEYAMMVAMGAVTEQTIVVTVVHDCQVLDIPEDLLDEHDLTVDYILTPTRVIKTNCTRPKPQGIIWSKINQEMMSKIPILRRLQEMERKAGKDVTLGSKENPTLRSRTCKSMSQAHTNRTLPITDNLENHKDITTVYIGNIPPAIRVSELKNILREQGASPVHLTWQGAQHRAFLEYSDPCQAQLVLSSLEGLSLGGQVIRVELAKTQRRRVHQAYGDKQLTSDTTAKRSPGHKLENTSYAAPQ comes from the exons GGTGCAATAAGTGGGACATTCGACAGAAAGTTTGGGATTATATAGAACAAAATAATCTTGCAGACTTCCCACGACCTGTACATCATCGGATTCCCAACTTCAAG GCATCCCACCAAGCCAGTCACAAGGTAACATCTTTGGAAGTTTTCAGCAAGGCAAAGGAAGTTAAAGTGGATCCAGACAAACCCCTGGAAGGTGTACGCTTGGCTTGTCTACAG GCCAATAAAACATTGTTGGTTCCAACGCCAAGACTCAGAAGTGGACTCTTTAACCGGATCACTCCCCCTCCAGGAGCAAGCAAAGAGGTGCTGAGGATTTGCTCTACATCACAG GGTGTAAAGGATTTCAGTGTCCCTTTAGGTCTGGAATCTACAGTGCAGGTGGACCTGGTGGTTGTGGGATCTGTTGCTGTTTCGGAGAAAG GCTGGAGAATCGGGAAAGGAGAGGGTTTTGCGGATATGGAATACGCAATGATGGTGGCCATGGGTGCAGTGACAGAACAGACCATTGTGGTGACTGTGGTACATGACTGTCAG GTTCTGGATATACCAGAGGATCTGCTAGATGAACATGACCTGACAGTGGATTACATCCTGACCCCCACCCGGGTTATAAAAACCAACTGCACTCGTCCAAAGCCTCAAGGGATTATATGGTCCAAG ATAAATCAGGAGATGATGAGTAAAATACCAATTCTAAGGAGGCTTCAGGAAATGGAGCGTAAAGCAGGGAAAGATGTGACACTGGGGAGCAAAGAGAATCCCACCCTGAGGAGCAGAACTTGTAAGTCAATGAGTCAAGCCCACACCAATCGGACCCTGCCCATCACAGACAACTTGGAAAACCACAAGGACATTACTACTGTTTACATAGGGAACATCCCCCCTGCTATACGGGTCAGTGAACTGAAAAACATATTACGTGAGCAAGGGGCTTCTCCAGTGCACCTCACGTGGCAGGGAGCGCAGCACCGAGCTTTTCTGGAATACAGTGATCCTTGCCAGGCCCAGCTGGTACTGTCGAGCTTGGAGGGCTTGAGTTTAGGAGGGCAGGTCATCCGTGTAGAACTAGCCAAAACTCAGAGAAGAAGAGTGCACCAAGCCTATGGAGATAAACAGCTGACAAGCGACACCACTGCAAAGAGGTCCCCAGGCCACAAACTAGAAAACACATCATATGCTGCGCCTCAGTGA
- the MTHFSD gene encoding methenyltetrahydrofolate synthase domain-containing protein isoform X2, whose amino-acid sequence MEPVITLRAGCNKWDIRQKVWDYIEQNNLADFPRPVHHRIPNFKGAAQACERLMTLQDFQSAKTIKINPDTPQKMARFLTLQANKTLLVPTPRLRSGLFNRITPPPGASKEVLRICSTSQGVKDFSVPLGLESTVQVDLVVVGSVAVSEKGWRIGKGEGFADMEYAMMVAMGAVTEQTIVVTVVHDCQVLDIPEDLLDEHDLTVDYILTPTRVIKTNCTRPKPQGIIWSKINQEMMSKIPILRRLQEMERKAGKDVTLGSKENPTLRSRTCKSMSQAHTNRTLPITDNLENHKDITTVYIGNIPPAIRVSELKNILREQGASPVHLTWQGAQHRAFLEYSDPCQAQLVLSSLEGLSLGGQVIRVELAKTQRRRVHQAYGDKQLTSDTTAKRSPGHKLENTSYAAPQ is encoded by the exons GGTGCAATAAGTGGGACATTCGACAGAAAGTTTGGGATTATATAGAACAAAATAATCTTGCAGACTTCCCACGACCTGTACATCATCGGATTCCCAACTTCAAG GGGGCGGCACAGGCTTGTGAGCGATTAATGACCTTGCAGGATTTCCAATCAGCGAAGACAATTAAGATAAATCCTGACACTCCACAGAAGATGGCACGATTCCTCACCCTACAA GCCAATAAAACATTGTTGGTTCCAACGCCAAGACTCAGAAGTGGACTCTTTAACCGGATCACTCCCCCTCCAGGAGCAAGCAAAGAGGTGCTGAGGATTTGCTCTACATCACAG GGTGTAAAGGATTTCAGTGTCCCTTTAGGTCTGGAATCTACAGTGCAGGTGGACCTGGTGGTTGTGGGATCTGTTGCTGTTTCGGAGAAAG GCTGGAGAATCGGGAAAGGAGAGGGTTTTGCGGATATGGAATACGCAATGATGGTGGCCATGGGTGCAGTGACAGAACAGACCATTGTGGTGACTGTGGTACATGACTGTCAG GTTCTGGATATACCAGAGGATCTGCTAGATGAACATGACCTGACAGTGGATTACATCCTGACCCCCACCCGGGTTATAAAAACCAACTGCACTCGTCCAAAGCCTCAAGGGATTATATGGTCCAAG ATAAATCAGGAGATGATGAGTAAAATACCAATTCTAAGGAGGCTTCAGGAAATGGAGCGTAAAGCAGGGAAAGATGTGACACTGGGGAGCAAAGAGAATCCCACCCTGAGGAGCAGAACTTGTAAGTCAATGAGTCAAGCCCACACCAATCGGACCCTGCCCATCACAGACAACTTGGAAAACCACAAGGACATTACTACTGTTTACATAGGGAACATCCCCCCTGCTATACGGGTCAGTGAACTGAAAAACATATTACGTGAGCAAGGGGCTTCTCCAGTGCACCTCACGTGGCAGGGAGCGCAGCACCGAGCTTTTCTGGAATACAGTGATCCTTGCCAGGCCCAGCTGGTACTGTCGAGCTTGGAGGGCTTGAGTTTAGGAGGGCAGGTCATCCGTGTAGAACTAGCCAAAACTCAGAGAAGAAGAGTGCACCAAGCCTATGGAGATAAACAGCTGACAAGCGACACCACTGCAAAGAGGTCCCCAGGCCACAAACTAGAAAACACATCATATGCTGCGCCTCAGTGA